A stretch of Sulfurirhabdus autotrophica DNA encodes these proteins:
- a CDS encoding acetolactate synthase 3 catalytic subunit, translated as MELTGAEITIRCLQEEGVDFLFGYPGGAVLNIYDEIFKQDKFKHVLVRHEQAAIHAADGYARATGKVGVALVTSGPGATNAVTGIATAYMDSIPMVIISGQVPTPAIGLDAFQEVDTVGITRPCVKHNFLVKDVALLAETIKKAFYIAASGRPGPVLVDIPKDLTQQKTEFVYPQSVTMRSYNPVTKGHPGQTKKAIQLLLDAKRPMVYAGGGVVLSNADKQLIELVRMLGFPCTNTLMGLGGYPATDPLSVGMPGMHGTYEANMAMQHCDVLLAVGARFDDRVIGNPDHFYQEDRKIIHIDIDPASISKRVRVDVPIVGNVTDVLNDMLKILKVSKEKADQAALKTWWAQIELWRSIDCLKYDRQSKIIKPQYVVEKLWEVTKGDAFVTSDVGQHQMWAAQFYKFDKPRRWINSGGLGTMGFGLPAAMGAQFAHPDAAVACITGEGSIQMNIQELSTCKQYNLPIKVIMLNNRYLGMVRQWQQFFYGNRYAESYVDALPDFVKLSESYGHVGMRIDEPGDVEGALKEAFSKKMKERFVFLDFRTDQTENVYPMIPGGKGLSEMILV; from the coding sequence ATGGAATTAACGGGCGCGGAAATTACAATACGCTGTTTGCAGGAAGAAGGGGTGGATTTTCTATTTGGATACCCCGGCGGCGCAGTTCTGAATATTTACGATGAAATTTTCAAACAGGACAAATTCAAGCATGTTTTAGTGCGCCATGAACAGGCTGCCATTCATGCTGCGGATGGTTATGCGCGAGCAACCGGCAAGGTAGGCGTGGCACTGGTTACATCCGGCCCGGGTGCGACAAATGCAGTAACGGGTATTGCAACCGCCTATATGGATTCCATCCCCATGGTGATTATTAGCGGGCAGGTACCAACGCCAGCCATAGGCTTGGATGCTTTTCAGGAAGTAGATACAGTTGGGATTACCCGCCCCTGCGTCAAGCACAACTTTTTGGTAAAAGACGTTGCTTTGCTGGCTGAAACCATCAAGAAAGCATTTTATATTGCGGCTAGTGGTCGCCCCGGACCGGTTCTGGTTGATATTCCTAAGGATCTGACTCAGCAAAAAACTGAATTCGTGTATCCTCAAAGCGTCACTATGCGTTCATATAACCCCGTCACCAAGGGGCATCCCGGGCAGACCAAGAAAGCAATTCAGTTGCTATTGGATGCCAAACGGCCCATGGTTTACGCAGGTGGTGGTGTAGTCCTGAGTAATGCTGACAAGCAATTGATAGAGCTCGTACGGATGCTGGGGTTCCCATGTACTAACACCTTGATGGGGTTGGGCGGATATCCTGCGACGGATCCTTTGTCAGTTGGCATGCCTGGTATGCACGGTACGTACGAAGCCAATATGGCTATGCAGCACTGTGATGTGCTGCTGGCAGTTGGTGCGCGCTTTGACGACCGTGTTATCGGAAACCCTGATCACTTTTATCAGGAAGATCGCAAGATCATCCATATTGATATAGATCCAGCTTCAATTTCAAAGCGTGTAAGAGTTGATGTGCCAATTGTTGGCAATGTGACGGATGTATTGAACGATATGCTTAAAATACTCAAAGTGAGTAAAGAAAAAGCAGATCAGGCAGCACTCAAGACATGGTGGGCACAAATCGAGTTGTGGCGTTCAATTGATTGCCTGAAATATGATCGCCAGAGCAAAATCATTAAACCCCAGTACGTGGTGGAAAAGTTGTGGGAAGTAACAAAAGGCGATGCTTTTGTTACTTCTGACGTAGGTCAGCACCAAATGTGGGCAGCACAGTTTTATAAGTTTGATAAGCCGCGGCGCTGGATTAATTCAGGTGGTTTGGGGACGATGGGTTTTGGTTTGCCTGCTGCAATGGGCGCACAATTTGCGCATCCTGACGCGGCGGTAGCCTGCATAACAGGTGAAGGCAGTATCCAGATGAATATCCAGGAATTATCGACGTGCAAACAGTATAATTTGCCGATCAAGGTAATTATGCTGAACAATCGATATCTGGGTATGGTGCGTCAGTGGCAGCAATTTTTCTACGGCAATCGTTATGCAGAGTCTTATGTTGATGCTTTGCCCGATTTCGTTAAGCTTTCTGAAAGTTACGGTCATGTTGGTATGAGAATTGATGAGCCGGGTGATGTAGAAGGTGCGTTGAAAGAAGCTTTCAGCAAGAAAATGAAAGAGCGTTTCGTATTTCTGGATTTCCGTACCGACCAGACCGAGAATGTCTACCCTATGATTCCTGGCGGTAAAGGGTTGAGTGAGATGATTCTTGTTTAA
- the pssA gene encoding CDP-diacylglycerol--serine O-phosphatidyltransferase codes for MQDSRNRQPILDARLRRRGIYLLPNLFTTGALFAGFFAIVQAMNGRFELSAVAILIAMVLDGLDGRVARMTHTQSAFGAEYDSLSDMVSFGVAPALVVYVWALKGMGKLGWIAAFVYCACAALRLARFNTQLEVADKRFFQGLPSPAAAALIAGMVWVLNEYGFQGKEVSWLAWSVTIFAGLNMVSNLRYYSGKDINLRKSVPFVAVLLIVFAFILISYSPPEVLFGMFVLYALSAYVMWVWNFRKTRSEKIQQKSLEQDDEQI; via the coding sequence ATGCAAGATTCCAGAAACAGACAACCGATACTTGATGCCAGATTGCGCAGACGTGGCATTTATTTGTTACCTAATTTATTTACTACCGGGGCTTTATTCGCTGGTTTTTTCGCGATTGTACAAGCTATGAATGGTCGTTTTGAGCTGTCTGCTGTTGCGATTCTGATTGCAATGGTGCTGGATGGGCTGGATGGTCGTGTGGCCAGAATGACGCACACACAAAGCGCATTTGGTGCTGAGTATGACAGCCTTTCGGATATGGTGTCGTTTGGTGTTGCACCTGCGCTAGTAGTGTATGTGTGGGCGCTGAAAGGAATGGGAAAGCTGGGGTGGATTGCCGCTTTTGTTTATTGCGCCTGCGCCGCACTCCGCTTGGCGCGCTTCAATACTCAGCTGGAAGTGGCTGATAAACGTTTTTTTCAGGGGTTACCCAGTCCTGCAGCCGCGGCTTTGATTGCTGGAATGGTATGGGTGCTCAATGAATACGGTTTTCAGGGTAAAGAAGTTTCCTGGCTGGCGTGGAGCGTAACAATTTTTGCCGGGTTAAATATGGTCAGTAACTTGCGTTATTATAGTGGTAAGGATATCAATCTGCGCAAAAGCGTTCCTTTTGTTGCAGTGTTGCTGATTGTATTCGCTTTTATTCTGATATCGTATAGCCCGCCTGAAGTGCTGTTCGGTATGTTTGTATTGTATGCGCTATCTGCCTATGTCATGTGGGTGTGGAATTTCAGAAAAACCCGCTCGGAAAAAATACAGCAAAAGTCGCTTGAACAAGATGATGAACAAATATAG
- the ilvC gene encoding ketol-acid reductoisomerase has protein sequence MKVYYDKDANLSLIKGKKVAIIGYGSQGHAHANNLKDSGVKVTVGLRKGGASWDKAKKAGLVVKEVAEAVKGADIVMMLVPDEQQADVYRDEIAPNLKKGAALAFAHGFNVHYGQIVPRADIDVIMVAPKGPGHLVRSTYTQGGGVPSLIAVHQDVSKKAKEMALSYAAANGGTKGGVIETSFREETETDLFGEQAVLCGGCVELVKAGFETLTDAGYAPEMAYFECLHELKLIVDLMYEGGIANMNYSISNNAEYGEYVTGPKVIGDEARKAMKEALANIQNGEYAKSFILENKAGAATLNARRRLNAEHPIEVVGDKLRGMMPWIKKNKLVDSSKN, from the coding sequence ATGAAAGTTTATTACGATAAGGACGCTAACCTATCCCTGATCAAGGGTAAGAAAGTTGCTATCATTGGATATGGCTCACAGGGCCATGCCCATGCGAACAACCTGAAAGACTCCGGTGTGAAAGTAACCGTTGGTCTGCGCAAGGGTGGCGCATCCTGGGATAAAGCCAAAAAAGCCGGTCTGGTTGTGAAAGAAGTGGCTGAAGCTGTGAAAGGTGCCGATATTGTGATGATGCTGGTGCCGGATGAACAACAAGCAGACGTATACCGCGATGAAATTGCACCCAACTTGAAAAAAGGTGCTGCTTTGGCTTTTGCGCATGGTTTTAATGTGCATTATGGCCAGATCGTACCACGTGCGGACATCGACGTGATCATGGTTGCACCAAAAGGCCCAGGTCATTTGGTTCGCTCTACCTATACTCAGGGTGGCGGTGTGCCATCGTTGATTGCTGTACATCAGGATGTGTCCAAAAAAGCGAAGGAAATGGCGCTTTCCTATGCAGCTGCAAACGGCGGCACCAAAGGTGGCGTGATTGAAACTTCCTTCCGTGAAGAAACAGAAACCGACTTGTTCGGTGAACAAGCTGTGTTGTGTGGTGGCTGCGTTGAACTGGTTAAAGCGGGTTTTGAAACACTTACCGATGCTGGTTATGCCCCAGAAATGGCATACTTTGAATGTTTGCACGAGCTGAAGCTGATTGTTGACCTGATGTACGAAGGCGGTATTGCCAACATGAATTACTCCATTTCCAACAACGCAGAGTATGGTGAATATGTGACTGGTCCAAAAGTGATCGGTGATGAAGCACGCAAAGCGATGAAGGAAGCGCTCGCAAATATTCAGAACGGTGAATACGCCAAGAGCTTTATTCTTGAAAACAAAGCAGGTGCCGCGACATTGAATGCACGTCGTCGCTTGAATGCAGAGCATCCCATTGAAGTAGTTGGTGATAAGTTGCGTGGAATGATGCCATGGATCAAGAAAAACAAACTGGTTGATAGCAGCAAGAACTAA
- the ilvN gene encoding acetolactate synthase small subunit gives MRHIISLLIENEAGALSRVAGLFSARAYNIESLTVAPTEDLTMSRMTIVTSGSEDVIEQIIKQLNKLVDVIKVLDLNDGDYIERELMLVKVKAAGKDREEMKRMADIFRGRIIDVTEKTYTIELTGPGSKLDAFLQALDHSAILETVRTGASGIGRGERVLKI, from the coding sequence ATGCGACATATCATATCTCTGTTAATAGAAAACGAAGCTGGAGCGCTTTCCCGTGTGGCAGGGCTTTTTTCCGCACGGGCTTATAATATTGAATCCCTTACGGTGGCGCCGACTGAAGATCTCACAATGTCTCGCATGACGATTGTAACCAGTGGCTCAGAAGATGTTATTGAGCAGATTATTAAGCAATTGAACAAGCTCGTAGATGTGATCAAAGTGCTGGATCTGAATGACGGCGACTATATTGAGCGGGAATTGATGCTGGTCAAAGTGAAAGCTGCCGGTAAAGATCGTGAAGAAATGAAGCGCATGGCTGATATTTTTCGCGGACGTATTATCGATGTGACCGAAAAAACTTACACCATTGAGCTGACTGGTCCAGGTTCCAAGCTTGATGCGTTTCTTCAAGCGCTGGACCATAGCGCGATTTTAGAGACGGTACGCACCGGTGCATCAGGAATTGGACGTGGCGAACGGGTCTTGAAAATTTGA